Proteins from one Acanthopagrus latus isolate v.2019 chromosome 18, fAcaLat1.1, whole genome shotgun sequence genomic window:
- the LOC119007944 gene encoding serine protease 23: MTPHLLLLLLLLLPVSLSFLQPPHHPPVHIPTLVPHAPTPLIRSRFSAHAQLDFTTHCNSSCFHRGEQEAPKEELTEKLAFETLYADGTRTLTTVDVEADEDLDGDHLALPPRVKPRHRRVRRQIYGADGRFNIQGDDFLLDYPFSTAVRISTGCTGVLVSQRHVLTAAHCVHDGKDYVKGARKLRVGFLIPPSINGTGVGLSSAKKPLVRWVRVKRTRVPKGWIQGPQEVSMDFDYALLELRWPHRRPFMRLSVAPSSDDLAGNRIHFSGFDSDRSGELVYRFCPVEEESSDLIYQHCDARPGASGSGVYGRVWDNSLERWERKVIGIFSGHQWLEIDGENRDYNVAVRITPLKFAQICYWVHGNRLDCVQD; this comes from the coding sequence ATGACGCCgcacctgctcctgctcctcctgctcctcctccccgtcaGCCTGTCcttcctgcagcctcctcaccaCCCGCCCGTCCACATCCCCACGCTGGTCCCTCACGCACCGACACCTCTCATCCGCTCCCGCTTCAGCGCTCACGCTCAGCTGGACTTCACCACTCACTGCAACTCCAGCTGCTTCCACCGAGGAGAGCAGGAGGCCCCAAAGGAGGAGCTCACAGAGAAACTGGCCTTTGAGACGCTGTACGCTGACGGCACCCGCACTCTCACCACGGTAGATGTGGAGGCTGATGAGGACCTCGATGGGGATCACCTCGCCCTCCCTCCTAGAGTGAAGCCCCGGCACAGACGTGTGAGGCGTCAGATCTACGGAGCAGACGGACGTTTTAACATCCAAGGCGACGACTTCCTGTTGGATTACCCTTTCTCCACAGCTGTGCGCATCTCCACCGGCTGCACCGGCGTTCTCGTGTCTCAGCGGCACGTCCTCACAGCTGCCCACTGTGTGCACGATGGGAAGGATTATGTGAAGGGGGCGCGCAAGCTCAGGGTGGGCTTCCTGATTCCTCCGTCCATCAACGGCACAGGTGTGGGCCTCAGTTCCGCGAAGAAGCCTCTGGTCCGCTGGGTGAGGGTGAAGCGTACCCGCGTGCCTAAGGGCTGGATCCAGGGCCCTCAGGAGGTCAGCATGGACTTTGATTATGCCCTGCTGGAGCTGCGTTGGCCTCACAGACGTCCCTTCATGCGCCTCTCCGTGGCTCCCTCCTCTGATGACCTGGCAGGGAATCGCATCCACTTCTCTGGTTTTGACAGCGACAGATCTGGAGAGCTGGTGTACAGATTTTGTCCAGTAGAAGAAGAGTCCAGCGATCTGATATACCAACACTGTGACGCCCGACCTGGAGCCAGCGGCTCAGGAGTGTACGGCAGAGTGTGGGACAACAGCTTAGAGCGCTGGGAGAGGAAGGTCATCGGCATCTTCTCTGGACACCAGTGGCTGGAGATAGACGGGGAGAACCGGGATTACAACGTGGCCGTGCGCATCACTCCTCTGAAGTTTGCTCAGATCTGTTACTGGGTGCACGGGAACCGGCTGGACTGTGTCCAGGACTGA
- the cfl1 gene encoding cofilin-1, which yields MCAFTLCIQYLRESHNSSSQPIQFLPDADLLRAAAMASGVKVTDEVIAVFNDMKVRKAQANEDEKKKRKKAILFCMSKDLKNIVLDDGKEILLGDLGTKVQDPYAYFVNMLPPDDCRYALYDATYETKETKKEDLIFIFWAPDGAPLKSKMIYASSKDAIKRKFEGIKHEWQVNGLEDLKERHTLAEKLGGNSVVTLEGCPV from the exons ATGTGCGCGTTCACGTTGTGTATCCAGTATCTGAGGGAGAGCCACAATTCATCATCACAGCCCATTCAATTTCTACCCGACGCTGACCtactcagagctgcagccatg GCCTCCGGTGTGAAAGTCACAGATGAAGTTATCGCAGTCTTCAATGACATGAAGGTGCGCAAGGCTCAGGCGAAcgaggatgagaagaagaagaggaagaaggccATTCTGTTCTGCATGAGCAAGGACCTCAAGAACATTGTTCTGGATGATGGCAAAGAGATCCTGCTCGGTGATTTGGGAACCAAAGTCCAGGACCCATACGCATACTTTGTGAACATGCTGCCCCCAGATGACTGCCGCTACGCCCTGTACGACGCCACCTATGAGACCAAAGAAACTAAGAAGGAGGACCTGATCTTTATCTTCTG GGCTCCAGATGGTGCCCCCTTGAAGAGCAAGATGATCTATGCCAGCTCAAAAGATGCTATCAAGAGGAAATTTGAAG gtaTCAAGCACGAGTGGCAGGTGAACGGTTTGGAAGACCTCAAAGAACGGCACACCCTGGCAGAGAAGCTGGGTGGCAACTCAGTAGTGACTCTGGAAGGATGCCCTGTATAA